The nucleotide sequence TTCCTTTGGAGTTAGGGAGTTATGCAATATGTGTAAGGAAGAATACATTTCCAAAACACCAAGACCAGATTTGATAACACTATATTCAAAAAATTAAACTCGGTTTTAAATTACCTATTTTAAATACGTAAGAAACAATAATATTGGTTAACATATTATTAATGAAAACCCATAAAAACAAAATTAAATATCAAGACTCTCCTTCCTTATGATAGAACATATTTTACAGAATCTATCATTTAAATTCCCTTTTGAAACCTTGCCGTTTTCGATATCATCAACTATTTCTTTTACAAGTTCTTTCAATCTTTTTGATGTTGTTGCTCCCCTTTTTTCACTGGTATATTGTGAAACTGCTGCTATTGTGACACCAAGAAATTCTGCTACTTCTTTTTTTGCATATCCTCTATTTACAAGTTCTCTTGCAATTTCTCCCCTAATCATGGGGATTACTCTCGACGCCATAACTTCACATCTGGTTTTCATTATGAATCACCATAAAAAACTATAAAAGTAGTTTGTATTAGGATTCTGATTTGCCTTCAACCTTTTCAATAATTTTATTAACGATTTTCTTAAATTCTTCACTTGCCTTGCAATCCAACATAACCATTGGGATTCCTTTGTCAGATGCTTCTCTTGCTTTAATGTCTAATGGAACTCTCCCCAAAAATTCAACATCAAACTCTTTTGCTGCATTCTCTCCCCCACCTCTTCCAAACACATCAACAATCTTATTACAATGTGGGCAAACAAATCCACTCATATTCTCAATTACTCCTAAAATTGGGACGTTCAACATTTTTGTCATTGCAATGGATTTTTTAACATCCAAAACTGCAACATCTTCTGGAGTTGTTACAACTATCGCCCCATCAATGTCCGGAATAGATTGCATTATTGTTAACTGCTCATCCCCTGTTCCTGGTGGAGTGTCAATTAATAGGTAGTCCAATTCTCCCCAAACAACATCGCTCAAAAACTGCCTAATTGCCCCACTAACCCTTGGACCCCTCCAAATGACTGGAGTGTTGCCATTTGGTAAAAAGTATTCTATGGATATTGTCTTAATGCCTTGCGGTGTGGTTATTGGAAATATCCCTGCAGGACTTGCCATTGGTTGTAATCCTTCAACCCCAAACATCTTTGGAACATTTGGACCATGAATATCTGCATCTAAGACACCAACCTTCTTACCCACCATATTCAAGGCAGATGCTAAGTTTACAGTTACTGTTGATTTTCCTACCCCACCCTTACCACTCAAAATAACAATTTTATGCTTTATTTTTTTCATGTTCTCTCTTATTTTTGCATTTTGCTGTTCCATGATTTTTTTAGTGTCTGGACATGTATTCTTTAATGAGCATGTATCGCATTTTCCATCACATTCAGTCATGTAACCACCTTATATGTTGTTCTATATAGTAATAACTAAACCACAATATAAAACAGTATCTCCGAATATGCATTAGGTATGCACAACTGAGTATTATCTATTGGTTTATTTGTATATATGTGCATTCGAATTAATTCATTAATTTTGATAACGAATTCTTTTAAATTCATGGTTTTATAATTCGTATTTTTGTTTTTCCATTGCATTGCAACCCATAGATTGTGAATAATCGCTCTAAGTATAAACAAGAATAATCTTACTTCTAAAATCTTTGATTTCGTTTTTATAGCTATGTTTTTAAGCATTCTGAATCTTGTTTCGATATTCCATCGTTTTTTATACGTTTTTAGATATATTTTTGGTCTTTTGAAATCAATGTTGGTTAAGAAAGTATAATAAACTGTTTTCTTCTCCCCATTTATTATTACCTTCTCTTCTACGATAACTAATTTCGATATAGTTTTATCATTTATAAATTTTTATACTCTTTTTCGAGATAATATTTTATATCATTCTTTGGAACGAAACAGATATAATTACAACCATATCTTTCAAAAATTTTGATTATTTCGAAATTTTTAAACTCCCTATCGGTCAGAACTGTAAGTTTCTTTGGATTTATTTTTAACTCGTTAATGACGAATTCTAAGATTTCCTCAATATATTTTGGGAGGAAATTGTTATGAACTTCGATAATATCGCAATAAACCACCAAACTAAATGCCTTCGTATGTAAAACCGCAGTTATGTATTTGTATGAGCCAGAACTCCCCCTTTCTTTTCTGTAATTGTGAATTATATCGGAGGATTTTAAGTTTCTTCCATAGTATGCTTCAAAGTGCGTATCCATCGACAGGTAAAATTTGCCTTTTATCTTTTTTAAAATCGTCGATTATTGACTTAACGAAATATTTATATGCCTCTTTTATCATAGATATATCTGCGTTCTTTATGTATCGATAGTAAGAATCCACTGAAGGATACCCTAACGTGCTAATCGTTTCTAAGTATGTGTTGCTTTCTATAGCTTTGATGAATCCTTTAGAATAACCTTCAACCCGATAAATCCTCGGCGTAATTTGTAAAGCCTTACCAACAAAACTGTTAAATTCGTTAAAGGATTTTATTATTGTGTGTTTTATCCCCTTCATGATTTCACCTCCATATTTTTTTGATATTAACTATTCGATATTACCAAATATTAAGTTTTCTATTAGTTAGTATGATGTTCGGAGATACTGATAAAATTATCATAAAAAATAAATTTGAATATATAAATTAATAATTATAAAAAATAAGGGTTAAAGTTTAAGTCTTTCAAGAAACCTAAGTCCACACCTCCTTCCTCTACCTCTTCCTAATCCCCTTCCACCTGTGTCTATTCTATGGATAAAAATCCCGTCTGCATTACAATATGGACAAACATCTGGCTTTGGAACTCCATAGGGGACTTCTATAACTTGTTTGCACTTTGAACATAAAAATCTCTTCATCTCCATTGTATCCCAATTATTTTTTTTCTACTTCACTTAATCTCTTTTTTATCTCTGCAATTTCATCCTCAAGGATTGCTCTTTCCTCTTCTAACTCCCTTAACCTATCTGATAAATACTCCCTATCTGTTGGAGTTGCAAATGGCATCCTATACAAGTCCCATGCGTGGAGTATTCTTCCACTGCTTACATCTTCATAAAATGCATGAGGTCCCATCCCACATCTGCATGGGCCTATGTATCTGTATCTTCCTCCAGCAATACTTGGAGCGTAGTATCTCCAAAATCCTCTTCCTCTTCCAAACCATCCTCTTCCAAACATACACATCACCTCTTTTTTCTAATAATATCACATATGTGTAATATTATATAAAATTTTCTGTTATGTTCATATATGTGTCAATAATTAACACAATAAATTAACATTGCAAAAGCATAAATTTGAGAAAATATATACAAATATTAATAAAATCGTAGGGGGAAATCATGATAAGAAATCCTGTAGTTGCAGGGGTTTTTTATCCTGCAGATTCTAATGAATTAATAGAATTAATAGAATACTGCTATCTACACAAACTCGGTCCTAAAGAAATACCTTCAGAAGGAGGGATTTTTAAAAAACCAGTGGGTTTGATTTGTCCACATGCAGGATACATCTACTCTGGCCCCATAGCGGCACATTCATACAATGCATTATCTAAGAGAGCAGATATTGAAGATGAGATTACTGCTGTAATAATTGGGCCTAATCATACGGGATTAGGTACTGGAGTGGCGACAATGAAGGGAATTTGGAAAACACCCCTTGGAAATTTGGAAATTGATAACGAATTTGTAGATAGATTATGGAAGGAATGCGACATAATGGATTTAGATGAAACCTCTCATTTACATGAACATTCAATAGAGGTTCAACTTCCATTTTTACAGCATTTGAGTATCCTCAATATTGCAAAATTTAAGTTTGTGCCAATATCCATGTTATTCCAAGATTACGAAACATCTGTTGATGTTGGATATTTCATTGCAAAGATTGCAAAGGAATTGAATAGAAGGGTTGTGGTAATAGCATCAACCGACTTTACACACTACGAACCTCAAGAGGTTGCAGCAAAAAAGGATGCCATAGCAATAAAGAATATATTGAATATGGATGAAGAGGAACTCTATAGCGACGTGGTTAATTACAACATCAGCATGTGTGGCTGCGGTCCAGTTATGGCAATGATTAAGGCAATGAAACTCCTTGGTGGAAAAGAGGCAAAATTACTTTCATATGCAACCTCTGGGGATATAACAAAAGATTACTCATCCGTTGTTGGTTATGCATCAATAATAATTGAATAAATCAATCTTCCAAAACCCTAACCTCAAATTCACAGCAATCGTCCCCAGATGCGTAACATTTAACCTCCACTACATGGACATCTTTATTGAGGATGTTTTTTAAAACCCCCGCTAAAAGTCCTGCTTCAAAGCAGCATATCTTTTTTCCAATGTTTGGTAGTCCAGCACAATTTGCACATTCATAAATCCTCAACTTTAGGGGTTCTTCATCAATAACTTCCAAGATACCAATTTTCAATTCTTTAAAAAATTCCACAAGTTCTTCAAACGACTCCACGTACAACTTCTCTCCAAAGTATTTTCCAGCAGAGTAGAGTTTTGAATTTCCAGTTATTCCTAAAAAATTCAGTATTGAGCACCTCAACGCTCTATATGCCAACACGTCAACGTCTCTACCCAAAGTAGGCCTATAAACTTCAATTAAATCTTCAAATTCGAGTTTTTTGTTTGTCATAATTTCACCTAATATAATTATAAATGTTATTTTTAAAAGAACAAAATATACTTTTAATTTTATTGAAGATATGACCAAGAACGAAGGTTTGGATGTTTATAACATAAACAACATAACTTAATTATTTTAAAATAAATACATCAAATTATTATTTTACTATCTTAATTACTTATTACTTTTTGATAAAAGGTAAAGGTGAGAGGAATGAGTGATAGAAATTGTTTAATAAAAAATGCAATTGTAAATGGCAAAAAACAGGATTTGTTGATAGAAAACAACATAATAAAAAAGATAGGAAATATTGATGATGCTATTGATAAAGAAGAAACTAAAGTCATAGATGGGAATAATAAGATAGTGATTCCTGGGCTAATAAATACCCACACCCACATACCAATGACGTTGTTTAGGGGAGTTGCTGATGATTTACCTTTAATGGATTGGTTAAACAACTATATCTGGCCAATGGAGGCAAAATTAAATGCAGACATTGTTTATGCAGGGACGTTATTGGGATGCTTAGAGATGATTAAAAGTGGAACAACAACATTCAATGATATGTATTTCTTTTTGGATGGGATTGTTAAGGCGGTTGATGAGATGGGAATGAGGGCAGTTCTCTCCTATGGAATGATAGATTTATTTGATGGAGAGAAGAGGAAGAAGGAGTTAAAAAATGCGGAAGAAAACATAAAGATGATTAAAAAATTAAACAATGAAAGAATAGGAGTTGCATTAGGCCCTCATGCTCCATATACATGCTCAAAAGAACTTTTAATGGAAGTTCATGAGATGGCAAAAAAATACAACATTCCAATACACATACACATGAACGAAACCTTAGATGAGATAAAGATGGTTAAAGAAAAAACTGGCATGAGACCTTTTGAATATTTGAACTCATTTGGTTTCTTTGATGGAGTAAGTGTTATAGCGGCCCACTGTGTCCATCTTTCAGATGAAGAGATTAAAATAATAAAAGAAAAGAAAATAAATGTCTCCCATAACCCAATAAGTAACTTAAAATTAGCCTCTGGAATTGCCCCAATCCCAAAACTCGTTGAAAATGGTATAAACGTAACCTTAGGAACTGATGGATGTGGAAGTAACAACAACTTAAACCTATTTGAAGAGATTAAAATATCATCCCTAATCCATAAAGGAGCAACTCTAAACCCTACAATAATAAATACAAAGCAATCATTTGAATTTGCAACAAAAAATGGGGCAAAAGCGTTAGATTTAAAATGTGGGGAGTTGAAGGAGGGTTATTTAGCAGACATTGCTTTAATTGATTTGAATAAACCTTTCCTAATACCAAAAGAAAACATATACTCCCATTTAGTTTATTCATTCAATGGAAATGTTGATACGGTTATCATAGATGGAAATGTCGTTATGGAAAATGGAAAAATGCTAAATGTTAATGAAGAAAAGATTTATGAAAAAGCAGAAAAAGCATATTATAAGTTAATTAATTAATTTTGAGATATACTGCATAAATTCCTTTTTTATTTTATTTTCAAAATCGTTATTGTCTATATTATCGAGTTTTTTACTTATTTCTTTTAAAAATTCTTTCCTTAATTTTACAAGTTCTTTAGCAAAATCTTTAGTTTTAGAAGGTTCTTGTGATATAACCTCCCCCACAACATTTCTTGTTATCTTGTCAACCTTATCCATGATTATTTTATTATTTTCAACATCCGCAAAAATTTTTTTATTGTTTTTATTATTATCCAAAATTTTAGAATTCTTTTTATGAACCCTATCATGATCTTTCACCAACTTGGCAATTTCTTTTATGTTGATTTCTTTAGTTGTATCTATAGTTATATGTGGTTCATCCCATTTATACTTCTCCCCAGGTTTGTCGAATTTTTCAAACATCTTAATTATAACTTCATTTGGTATCTTTTTTCCCCTTTCAACGTTCCTCTTTAGTAAAATTTTAAGTGGGGCGTATAAATAGATAACCATATAATTTTTCTTGTTTTTCTTGGCTATATTTATCAAATCTCTCCTTTTTGAGTTGTAATAGTTTGTATCATCAACAATAACAGTATATTTTTTTAACGCCTTATCTATTAAATCATAAGTTGTTTCTTTTATAAATTCCTCATATTTTTCATCCCAAACTGGAAAACTTTCCCTTATCAAATCACTCCCTAAAACAATATTGTCTATTCCTATTTTGTAGAGTTCTTTTGAGAGTTTTTTTGAAAATGTCGTCTTTCCAACTGAAGGCAATCCAACTAAAATTATGAGCATTCCCTCCACCCAAAAAAAGTAAGATTTATTCTATGTTTTTATTTAGGAATCTCCTGTATAGACAATCGGGATAATTTGTGCATCCTAAGAATTCACCTTTTTTTGTCCTAATAAGCCTTAACTTACTTCCGCACCAAGGGCAGATGTCATCATTAGTCATCTTCCTAACTTCATCTACAAGAGAAAGTCCCTTATTGCATAACCTCTCTGGATTGTACCTAACAATTCCTTCCTTTGTATCTACATAGATCAGATAATTTTTAAACAACTCTACATTTTCTAAATTTACTATTAACTCATTTCCTCTAACAAAGAATCCTGGCGTTATTTCCAACTTTGTTTTTAAAGGTAATAGCCAATAACCTTGTCCAGAAAACTTTAATAATCTTGTTGCATTTTTTATCTTACCAATTAACCAATTGTAATCCCTATTTGCAATGAACAAAGCACTTTCTTCAATAGTATCAAACATATTTCTATTCCTTGTAGTTTCTAAAACCTCTATAATATGTTCATCTCCACTTTTGTAACCATTTAGTAGCATTTTTTTAGTAGTATTGACAAATTCATCCTTATCAACTTTTATACACAACAGCAATCCATTAAATGCATTAGCAGCAACGTATTTTTCCTTTTCAATAATATCATGCCTATCGAATTTGTAATAAACCCTCGCATTTATAAATCTGTTTCCATTTGGGGAAATTCCTTTTTTTAACTCATATTCCATTTTATATGCATTCGTTACCCCGTAATAGAAAACAGGTTTTTTTCCATTTTTAATACCAATGATTGATATGAGTCCTTCCGGAACTTTCCAATTTTGATTCCATGTTTTTTCACTTAGTTGTGTTGCATTAAAATGTATATTCTTTGTCATAATAGAAAATAATTCATCCAACATAACCCTACCTCCCAAATGTTTTATAAAAGTTTTATTTTCAACAAAATACAAATTATCCAAATGGTCTTGGTAAATTCTCATCCTCACATTCAACAACCATTAAATAAGGTTTTTTCTTTTTTAAATAAGATTTTACGTTTTCTCCAATTTCATCAATATCCTCAATATATGCATTATCTATCCCATAGGCGTCTGCTATTTTATTGAAATTTGGATTCCTTATTTCTCCAAATACATTGAGTTTGTTGTTTTTCATAATAACCATTAAAATCTTTAAGTTATTCTCTGCTATAACACCCAATTCTTGGATATTCATTTGAAATCCGCCATCTCCACTAATTAATACAACTTCTCTACCTATACCATAATCCAAACATCCAAATTTAACCCCTATGGATACAGGTAACCCAAATCCCATAGTTCCCATAGAATTGGAGGAGATGATAGTTTTTGGTAGGGAACATTTTTTTAACATACATGTAAAAACCGTATGATTTCCAGCGTCAGTTGTTATTATGGTGTTATTTGGTAGGGAATCTATTATCTCTTTAATTTTTGATGAGTAATCACCCAAATTATATGAAGATTCTTTTAAATTTTCAATCCAAGGTTTATCGTCTATTCCCAAATTGAGGAGAGTATCTTTTAATTCTTTAATGTTATTTGGATTTGGATTTATAGAAATAATTTTATTTAAAACTTTATCTCTAATCCCCTCAACAATTGTGTTGTAAGATAGGGAAGAACCAATTGAGTATACAACATCCGCATCCAATAAGGCTTTATTTGCTGTTTCACTTCCTCTCCTACCAACCAAACCTAAGCATAGATCATCATTTTCATCAATAACTCCTCTTGCTGGAAAGGTTGTTACAATTGGAATGTTTAATTCTTCTAAAATTTTTCCTATCTTTGTTATTTCTTTGTAACTTAACTTTCCATATATTCCCTGACCTATTAACAATAGTGGTCTTTTAACGTTCTCTACTTTTAAGTTGCATTTAGAATAATTTTGGTTATTTTCTGTTTTTGTTTTTTCATTTACTATAATATCAAGAACATCCCTTGGGATATTTATGTGAATAGGTTTTCTACTATTTAAGGTTTCGTTAAATGCCTTCTCAAAGTAGCCTACATCAGGGGTTTCAACAAAGTATCCCTTAAAAAAATTCAAAAATTCCATTGGTATTTCTTGGAAGTAATTTTCTCCAATATATTTTTTTTGGCATCTTCCAGTTATGCACAAAACTGAAGAACTGTCTTTGTATGCCGTTGCAATACCAGTAGTTAAGTTTGTTGCCCCAGGACCAGCAGTTGCCAAGCAAACGCCAACATAATTAGTTATTCGCGCATATCCATCCGCTGCATGTGCTGCCCCTTGCTCATGTCTAACCATTATATTTTTTACATCTTCATTTTCATCTAACGCTTTATATAGTGGATAAATTTGCTCTCCTGGATAAGAGAAGATGGTTTTTATATTCTTCTCCTTAAAAAAATCCAATATTGCATCCATAAATTTCATGTTATCACTTAGGGTTTTAAATGTTGATATCTTCATCTTCATCCAAATACAATCTATATTGCTCGATATCGTCTCCTAACTTATTTATAAATATCCTTGCAACTCTTCCAGGGTCTCTTGATTTTGTTATGGCCCTACCAACTATCAAAATGTCATAGTTTTTAATTAATTCATCAACATTTTCTGGACTAACTCCACCAGCAATTGCCAATATTGCATTCATATCCTCCCTACTTATTCCAAACTCCTTCTTAATTCCAAATGTTTCCTCATCAATCCCTCTATGCAAAATAACAACGTCTGGCTTTAACTTTAAGGATTTATATAGATTAATTGGATTTTCCACATTCATCATGTCCAAATAACTCATTATTCCGCATTTTTGGCATTCATGGATGCCCTTTATTATTGTTGATTTTGGGGCAACTCCGCTTATGGCAACTGCGTTTGCCGTGCTTTCAAATGCCATCCTAACCTCAACTCTTCCAGTATCGAGAGTTTTTAAATCAGCAACAATAAATCCATCAAAATTTTCTCTGATAATTTCAATAACCTCAATACCAAACTTCTTGATTAATGGAGTCCCTGCCTCAAGAATAATCCTATCGCTTTTTGGTAGAGCATTTAAAATAAACTCCAAATTCTCAATTGTAGGAACATCCAATGCCACTTGCAAATAAGGAGGCCTTTCCAACCTAACATCCCTAAAGCCTACGAGTGGATGCAGTGCCCTGTATTTTTCTTTCTTTATTTTTTCTTTTGAAGGATATTCATTTAAAGCCCTGTTTATTGCTAATTTTGTTGCTCCATAATAATATTGGAATAATTTTCTTTTAGTTAGTGTTGTTAAAGGAACATCTGGAACTGAGACGGTTGCGATTATCTTCAAATCTTCCTCTAAATCCAAATCCGCTATTGCTTTTGCTATCCCATACTGAATAACACCGTTTAGTAATTCATCATGTATTTCATTTTCTATTGGATGCCTTGGCACCACCAAAGTTAGTGGCCTAACAATCAAATTTGGTCTTAGATTGGCGAATAATGGACATGGAGTTCTTGTTAGTGCATTTGTAAATGCTTCATCTATTTCTTTACCTTTTCCAATGATTAGATTAACTACTGCTTTAACCTCGTTTCCAAAAACTGCCTCTCCAAATTTTATCATAGTATCATCCTTTTTATTTTATGATGCTTCCACTTGCATCTCTCTTATATTTCCCAAATTCGGTTATAAACTTCAACTTATCTCCCCAAAATACCGGACCGTCTTTGCAAACACAGAAGCCCTCATCATCTACACAACATTGCCCACAAATTCCAATACCACATTTCATATATCTCTCCATTGAGACTTGTACAGGGATGTTGTATTCATTTGCAATCTCAACGACCTTTTTCATCATTATCTCTGGCCCACAAGTTATGATTAAATCAAATTTCTCTTCTTTAAGAATCTCACTCATCTTCTGTGTTGTGAATCCATGGAATCCATAACTTCCATCGTCAGTGCAAATCTCTAATTCTCCACAATTTTCAAATCTATCCAAAAACAAAAGTTCTTCCTTAGTTCTTGCTCCAATGATGGTTTTTATTTCAATGCCTTGTTTTGCAAACTCCTCAACCGCAGCAATAATTGGGGCGCCTCCAATCCCCCCTGCAACAGCCAAAATTCTATCCCCTAACGGTTCAAAATATGTTCCATAAGGTCCTCTAACTCCTATTAAATCCCCCTCTTGAAGTTCGTGCATTTTTGCTGTGAAGTTCCCAACCTTTGCTATACTAAAACCTGTTTTTGTTGAAAATCCAAATGGTTTTTCATCAACTTCAGGAATCCAGAGCATGGCAAATTGTCCTGGTTTAAAATCAAAATCTCTATCTATTATGAATGTTTTTACACTTGGGGATTCAGTTATAATTTCTTTTATTTTACAAATAATTGGCTTTTCCATAGTATCACCATAAAGTTAATAATAGAAAACTTTATTAAACTTTGGGGATATATAATCGTTCTGCAATAAATGACATTTATTGATATAATAACTGAATTTAGGATTAAATTGCTCTTTTTTAAATTTAAAGGCAGATGATGATATTATCCCCGTCTGATTTGTGATGAGGGAGTTTCTCTGATGCCTATTTTTAATTAATTTAATAATATAGGATTTTTGTAGTTATTAATCCCAAGACGCCAAAAAATATTGAAATTCCCCAAATTATAAGAACGATTTCATACTCCTTCATGGGTTTCTTTTTTAGTATAATCCTTGGTAGGGATAAGTAACCTCCTTCAACATAAAGTTTTCCATTTTTTAATACTGTTGGCTTGTGCTCTTCCCTCCTTGTAACTCCAGCGCTATAGAATTTTAATCCTGCATCTAAGATATATGGCATCATAATAATCAAAAATGGCAAAATAATACCCTTCCAAATCGCCATTGTTGCCAAAAACGCCCCTATTGGTAACGTTCCAACATCTCCTGGGAAGACTTTTGCTGGATATTTGTTAAATATAAACAATCCTAAATAAGACATCACAAAAATAATAACCAACTGGAATCCGTTTAAATCTCCAATAGTCAATAAACACAAACCCAAAAATATTGATGAGATTATCCCCACACCAATCTCAAGTCCATTAAATCCTGCGAGCATGTTTGTTAAATTTGATGCTATGGAAACACCCAACATTAACAAAAACAAATGAAAAATATTCATATTTAGCAATATCCCTACCGGGAGTGCAGAAATCCCGAGGAAGATGAGTTTTTCTTTTGGCGAGAGTTTTGCAATATCATCGATAATTCCAATAATCCCAGATAACACCACAATAACTAAAATATAAGGATTGAAAAATGGCAAAACTACGGTGTTTGTGATAAGAGGTGCAAAGCCCCCCATTTCTGCAACTTTTATTTTTTTCCCCTTATGCAAATCTATTCCATATTTTACGTTTATCATTTTTTTTATGATGAACTTTGTAAGTACTAAGGATAGGATAAACGCTATAATAAAATGTTCCATTATTTCACCTATGCTATATTATAACGTGTGGGAATTTTAACTTTATGATTTTGTGGGGATTAAATATCCAATTTAAATGACAATAAATTTATATACCTTTGTTGTTTTAATCTTTTGTTGTTTTAATTTTGGAATATTAGAGGGTGGAAAGGATGACCGAATATCTTAACAAAATATCTGAGTTTTTTAAAAGTCATGGGTATATAAAGATATTTCTTATTGTCTTAGTAATATCGTTAATAAGTTTTCAATTAAGAGCACAGCCAGCAGATATGGGGTTTACGAACTATCCTGAATTAAAAAAAATGTTTTCTGATGAACATGGGAGAATGTATCTTGTAGCATTAGACCCCTATTACTACCTAAGGTTGAGTGAAAACTTATACAAACATGGGTATGTTGGGGAAACACTGAAGGAAGTTGATGGGAAGAAAGTCCCTTACGATACATGCCAATACGCTCCCCCTGGACATCCAGTAAGTTGGGAACCACCAGTAATATGTATTGTTGAACTCTTACTCTATGAAATATGGCATTCCATTGACCCAACAGTAAGTATTATGAACGCTGCCTTCTGGGTTCCAGCAATTCTTAGTATGTTGTTGGGGATTCCAATATACTTCATAATTAGGAGGGCAACGTTAAGTGACATTGGAGGGATTGTTGGGGCATTGTTGTTAATTTCCTCCCCTGGGTTGTTATATAAAACATCGGCAGGTTTTGCAGATACTCCAATATTTGAGGTTTTGCCAATCTTATTCATAGTATGGTTTATTATTGAGGCAATACACAATCAGAACAACATTAAAAAATTATTGGCATTTGGGGGTTTATCAGTTGTATTAACTGCATTATACCCAAAAATGTGGAGTGCTTGGTGGTATGCGTTTGATATTGTTTCAGTTTCTTTAGTAATCTATGGAATTTATTTAATGGTGTCAAAAAAATTAGGCAAAACAATCCAGCATGAAAATACCAAGCATATATTGTATTTAATAGGATTTTACATAATTGGTAGTACATTCTTGATTTCATTGATTCATGGTGTGGATGTAGTGGTTAGTGCTGTTACGTCTCCATTGGGTTATCAAGTGGCTTTAACTACAACAACCGAACATACAACAGGATGGCCAAATGTATATACAACAGTAGCAGAACTTTCAAAACCAAAATTTGCAGATATTGTTAACAACTCAATTGGAGGAAAGACTTTATTTATATTGGGTATTATTGGGATATTTATTTCATTCCTATCTTTGAGAAGTGGTAAGAAGGAGTTTGATGTCAAATATGCGATACTGCTAACCATTTGGCTACTTGCAACAGGATA is from Methanotorris formicicus Mc-S-70 and encodes:
- the pstK gene encoding L-seryl-tRNA(Sec) kinase, with amino-acid sequence MLIILVGLPSVGKTTFSKKLSKELYKIGIDNIVLGSDLIRESFPVWDEKYEEFIKETTYDLIDKALKKYTVIVDDTNYYNSKRRDLINIAKKNKKNYMVIYLYAPLKILLKRNVERGKKIPNEVIIKMFEKFDKPGEKYKWDEPHITIDTTKEINIKEIAKLVKDHDRVHKKNSKILDNNKNNKKIFADVENNKIIMDKVDKITRNVVGEVISQEPSKTKDFAKELVKLRKEFLKEISKKLDNIDNNDFENKIKKEFMQYISKLIN
- a CDS encoding topoisomerase DNA-binding C4 zinc finger domain-containing protein, coding for MLDELFSIMTKNIHFNATQLSEKTWNQNWKVPEGLISIIGIKNGKKPVFYYGVTNAYKMEYELKKGISPNGNRFINARVYYKFDRHDIIEKEKYVAANAFNGLLLCIKVDKDEFVNTTKKMLLNGYKSGDEHIIEVLETTRNRNMFDTIEESALFIANRDYNWLIGKIKNATRLLKFSGQGYWLLPLKTKLEITPGFFVRGNELIVNLENVELFKNYLIYVDTKEGIVRYNPERLCNKGLSLVDEVRKMTNDDICPWCGSKLRLIRTKKGEFLGCTNYPDCLYRRFLNKNIE
- a CDS encoding Mrp/NBP35 family ATP-binding protein, which codes for MTECDGKCDTCSLKNTCPDTKKIMEQQNAKIRENMKKIKHKIVILSGKGGVGKSTVTVNLASALNMVGKKVGVLDADIHGPNVPKMFGVEGLQPMASPAGIFPITTPQGIKTISIEYFLPNGNTPVIWRGPRVSGAIRQFLSDVVWGELDYLLIDTPPGTGDEQLTIMQSIPDIDGAIVVTTPEDVAVLDVKKSIAMTKMLNVPILGVIENMSGFVCPHCNKIVDVFGRGGGENAAKEFDVEFLGRVPLDIKAREASDKGIPMVMLDCKASEEFKKIVNKIIEKVEGKSES
- the amrB gene encoding AmmeMemoRadiSam system protein B, yielding MIRNPVVAGVFYPADSNELIELIEYCYLHKLGPKEIPSEGGIFKKPVGLICPHAGYIYSGPIAAHSYNALSKRADIEDEITAVIIGPNHTGLGTGVATMKGIWKTPLGNLEIDNEFVDRLWKECDIMDLDETSHLHEHSIEVQLPFLQHLSILNIAKFKFVPISMLFQDYETSVDVGYFIAKIAKELNRRVVVIASTDFTHYEPQEVAAKKDAIAIKNILNMDEEELYSDVVNYNISMCGCGPVMAMIKAMKLLGGKEAKLLSYATSGDITKDYSSVVGYASIIIE
- a CDS encoding transcriptional regulator; translated protein: MKTRCEVMASRVIPMIRGEIARELVNRGYAKKEVAEFLGVTIAAVSQYTSEKRGATTSKRLKELVKEIVDDIENGKVSKGNLNDRFCKICSIIRKESLDI
- a CDS encoding V4R domain-containing protein; translated protein: MTNKKLEFEDLIEVYRPTLGRDVDVLAYRALRCSILNFLGITGNSKLYSAGKYFGEKLYVESFEELVEFFKELKIGILEVIDEEPLKLRIYECANCAGLPNIGKKICCFEAGLLAGVLKNILNKDVHVVEVKCYASGDDCCEFEVRVLED
- a CDS encoding amidohydrolase, with the translated sequence MSDRNCLIKNAIVNGKKQDLLIENNIIKKIGNIDDAIDKEETKVIDGNNKIVIPGLINTHTHIPMTLFRGVADDLPLMDWLNNYIWPMEAKLNADIVYAGTLLGCLEMIKSGTTTFNDMYFFLDGIVKAVDEMGMRAVLSYGMIDLFDGEKRKKELKNAEENIKMIKKLNNERIGVALGPHAPYTCSKELLMEVHEMAKKYNIPIHIHMNETLDEIKMVKEKTGMRPFEYLNSFGFFDGVSVIAAHCVHLSDEEIKIIKEKKINVSHNPISNLKLASGIAPIPKLVENGINVTLGTDGCGSNNNLNLFEEIKISSLIHKGATLNPTIINTKQSFEFATKNGAKALDLKCGELKEGYLADIALIDLNKPFLIPKENIYSHLVYSFNGNVDTVIIDGNVVMENGKMLNVNEEKIYEKAEKAYYKLIN
- a CDS encoding DUF5320 domain-containing protein translates to MFGRGWFGRGRGFWRYYAPSIAGGRYRYIGPCRCGMGPHAFYEDVSSGRILHAWDLYRMPFATPTDREYLSDRLRELEEERAILEDEIAEIKKRLSEVEKK